One bacterium DNA segment encodes these proteins:
- the hemN gene encoding oxygen-independent coproporphyrinogen III oxidase: MPAEQTYTQVPIELLRKYDRPGPRYTSYPTVPVWSNEIGAEQYVAALQATGAKTDLPLALYCHIPFCRKRCFYCGCNTVITNNPDRVNKYVADLALEIINTSEHLGERRNVSQLHLGGGTPTFVGCRGLEIVLKVIDDRFKFIAGAEKSIEVDPRVTTDEQLEFLASVGFNRISIGTQDFDPAVQEAIGRIQSYERVQHIIEKVRTMNFRGINIDLIYGLPLQSVESFKTTLAKSISLRPDRVALYSFAYLPQNMANQMAIKSADLPTTEVKYQLFATAVEEFTKAGYRQIGMDHFALPDDELALAQKDGRLHRNFMGYTVQTAPEMIGFGMSAIGYVNDSFFQNYSKLDSYETAIREKRFAIYRGMNLTQDDLIRQYVISQLMCNFRLHYQAIEKLFAVKYDEYFRNEHEGLNIFLEDNLMTSDETGLQITPVGRTFVRNIAMTFDAYLDSNGESKGVRFSRTI, encoded by the coding sequence ATGCCAGCTGAACAGACATATACGCAGGTTCCGATAGAGTTGCTGCGCAAGTACGACCGCCCCGGCCCGCGCTATACGAGCTATCCGACAGTTCCGGTGTGGAGCAATGAGATTGGCGCCGAGCAGTACGTTGCGGCGCTTCAGGCGACAGGCGCAAAGACGGACCTGCCGCTGGCGTTGTATTGCCATATTCCATTCTGCCGCAAACGCTGTTTCTACTGCGGATGCAACACAGTCATAACGAACAATCCTGACCGAGTGAACAAGTATGTTGCGGATCTCGCCCTGGAGATAATCAACACGTCCGAGCATCTGGGCGAGCGCCGCAATGTTAGTCAGCTTCATTTGGGAGGCGGCACACCGACATTCGTTGGTTGTCGCGGACTGGAAATCGTGCTGAAGGTGATTGACGACCGATTCAAGTTCATTGCAGGCGCCGAGAAGTCGATCGAAGTTGATCCGCGAGTGACGACCGACGAGCAGTTGGAATTCCTGGCATCGGTGGGCTTCAATCGCATCTCGATAGGAACGCAAGATTTTGATCCGGCGGTGCAAGAAGCGATCGGGAGAATTCAGTCGTACGAGCGGGTGCAGCATATCATTGAAAAAGTGCGAACGATGAATTTTCGCGGTATCAACATCGATCTGATATATGGGTTGCCGCTGCAATCGGTAGAGAGTTTCAAGACGACGCTGGCGAAATCGATTTCACTTCGACCGGATCGAGTGGCGCTTTATTCTTTTGCGTATCTTCCACAAAACATGGCAAACCAGATGGCAATCAAATCGGCTGACTTGCCGACAACTGAGGTCAAGTATCAGTTGTTCGCGACAGCGGTGGAAGAGTTTACCAAAGCTGGATACCGCCAAATCGGAATGGACCATTTCGCTTTGCCGGACGATGAGCTGGCATTGGCACAGAAGGATGGTCGACTTCACCGGAATTTTATGGGCTACACGGTACAGACAGCACCGGAGATGATTGGTTTCGGAATGTCAGCTATTGGTTACGTGAATGATTCATTTTTCCAGAACTACTCCAAACTTGACAGCTATGAAACCGCGATCAGAGAAAAGCGCTTCGCGATATACCGCGGAATGAATCTGACCCAGGATGATCTGATTCGCCAATATGTAATCAGCCAGTTGATGTGCAATTTCCGGCTTCATTATCAAGCGATTGAGAAGCTCTTTGCCGTGAAGTATGACGAGTATTTTCGCAATGAGCATGAGGGTCTGAATATTTTCCTTGAAGACAATTTGATGACCTCAGACGAAACCGGTTTACAGATTACTCCAGTGGGACGGACATTTGTCCGCAACATTGCCATGACCTTCGATGCATACCTCGATAGCAACGGCGAATCGAAAGGTGTTCGATTCTCGCGCACGATATAG